The following are from one region of the Actinopolyspora halophila DSM 43834 genome:
- the ftsH gene encoding ATP-dependent zinc metalloprotease FtsH yields the protein MDRKRLLRNPLLWLLAVLLLFYAFSVLFDDTRGYQDVSTSTALQQISQGNVAEATIEDKEQRLRLTLNDGVQVQGSDRIITKYPTGANEDIVNRIEQSGVSNWNTEVSQSSIWSQLLLYLIPVGLLVLLVMWMMNNAQGGGSKVLNFGKSKAKQFTKDMPKTLFGDVAGADEAVEELHEIKDFLQHPTRYQALGAKIPKGVLLDGPPGTGKTLLARAVAGEAGVPFYSISGSDFVEMFVGVGASRVRDLFEQAKQNAPCIVFVDEIDAVGRQRGAGVGGGHDEREQTLNQLLVEMDGFDSRGGIILIAATNRSDILDPALLRPGRFDRQIPVAAPDLRGRRAILNVHSKGKPLAPDADLDGLAKRTVGFSGADLENVVNEAALLTARENSQLITGAALEEAVDRVIGGPRRKNKVISERDKKITAYHEGGHALAAWAMPDLEPVYKLTILPRGKTGGHALVVPEDDKDMMTRSEMIGRLVFALGGRSSEELIFHEPTTGASSDIEQATKIARAMVTEYGMTARLGAVKYGKEEGDPFLGRSAGQQPNYSLEVAHEIDEEVRKLIEAAHTEAWEILSTYRDVLDDLVREVIEKETLNRNDLERIFAEVEKRPRITAFNDFGGRTPSDKPPIKTPGELAMERGEPWPPPINDQPTPAPVGVVPGANGYGSQQPGQQYGPEQQGQQPQGYPTQQPPQGNQPPGTAQMPYPGAAGQPQPPQGQPPQGYPPQGQQPPQGGQPPQGQPPQGQPPQGYPPQGQQPPQGGQPPQGVPPNYGAPPGWTPATSSGGQPGYQPPAPNQHNWVPSWENGARPDNGQPVQQEGPGTEQIRQGQPEQPSGDSGGSTSGEQTGKPSTEAEQDTSEESQDPGRSSGGDSGTTGENGSGTENR from the coding sequence ATGGACCGAAAGCGCCTGCTCCGCAACCCGCTGCTGTGGCTGTTGGCGGTGTTGCTGCTGTTCTACGCCTTCAGCGTGCTCTTCGACGACACGCGTGGCTATCAGGACGTATCCACCTCGACGGCACTGCAGCAGATATCGCAGGGCAACGTGGCGGAAGCCACTATCGAGGACAAAGAACAGCGGCTGAGGCTGACTCTGAACGACGGCGTCCAGGTTCAGGGCAGTGACCGGATCATCACCAAGTATCCGACCGGGGCCAACGAGGACATAGTCAACCGGATAGAGCAATCCGGCGTCTCCAACTGGAACACCGAGGTGTCCCAGAGTTCCATCTGGAGTCAGTTGCTGCTCTACCTCATCCCGGTGGGCCTGCTGGTCCTGCTGGTGATGTGGATGATGAACAACGCCCAGGGCGGCGGCAGCAAGGTGCTGAACTTCGGCAAGTCCAAGGCGAAGCAGTTCACCAAGGACATGCCCAAGACGTTGTTCGGCGATGTCGCCGGTGCCGACGAGGCCGTCGAGGAACTGCACGAGATCAAGGACTTCCTGCAGCACCCGACGCGCTACCAGGCCCTCGGCGCGAAGATTCCGAAGGGCGTGCTGCTCGACGGCCCACCGGGAACGGGTAAGACGCTGCTGGCCCGCGCCGTGGCGGGTGAGGCCGGAGTACCGTTCTACTCGATCTCCGGCTCGGACTTCGTCGAGATGTTCGTCGGTGTCGGTGCCTCCCGGGTGCGGGATCTGTTCGAGCAGGCCAAGCAGAACGCACCGTGCATCGTCTTCGTCGACGAGATCGACGCCGTCGGTAGGCAACGTGGTGCCGGTGTCGGCGGTGGCCACGACGAGCGCGAGCAGACGCTGAACCAGCTCCTGGTCGAGATGGACGGTTTCGACTCGCGGGGTGGGATCATTCTGATCGCCGCGACGAACCGTTCGGACATTCTCGACCCGGCCCTGCTGCGTCCGGGCCGCTTCGACCGGCAGATTCCGGTCGCCGCCCCCGACCTGCGCGGCAGGCGTGCGATCCTGAACGTGCACTCCAAGGGCAAGCCGCTCGCTCCGGACGCCGATCTGGACGGTTTGGCCAAGCGCACGGTCGGTTTCTCCGGCGCGGATCTCGAGAACGTGGTCAACGAGGCGGCTCTGCTGACCGCCAGGGAGAACTCGCAGCTCATCACCGGGGCGGCTCTCGAGGAGGCGGTGGACCGTGTGATCGGTGGCCCACGTCGCAAGAACAAGGTCATATCGGAGCGGGACAAGAAGATCACCGCTTATCACGAGGGCGGGCACGCCCTGGCCGCGTGGGCGATGCCGGACCTGGAGCCGGTCTACAAGCTCACGATTCTGCCCAGGGGCAAGACCGGCGGGCACGCTCTTGTCGTCCCGGAGGACGACAAGGACATGATGACCCGCTCGGAGATGATCGGGCGTCTCGTCTTCGCGCTCGGGGGCCGGTCCTCCGAGGAACTGATCTTCCACGAGCCGACCACCGGTGCCTCCAGCGACATCGAGCAGGCGACGAAGATCGCCCGTGCGATGGTCACCGAGTACGGCATGACCGCCCGACTGGGCGCGGTGAAGTACGGGAAGGAGGAAGGTGATCCCTTCCTCGGCCGCTCCGCCGGGCAACAGCCGAACTACTCCCTGGAAGTGGCCCACGAGATCGACGAGGAAGTGCGTAAGCTCATCGAGGCGGCGCACACCGAGGCCTGGGAGATCCTGAGTACCTACAGGGACGTGCTCGACGACCTCGTCCGGGAGGTCATCGAGAAGGAGACGCTCAACCGCAACGATCTGGAACGGATCTTCGCCGAGGTCGAGAAGCGTCCCCGGATCACCGCGTTCAACGACTTCGGTGGACGTACCCCCTCGGACAAACCGCCGATCAAGACACCGGGCGAACTGGCGATGGAGCGGGGCGAGCCGTGGCCGCCACCGATCAACGATCAGCCGACTCCCGCTCCGGTCGGCGTCGTCCCGGGTGCGAACGGATACGGTTCCCAGCAGCCCGGCCAGCAGTACGGTCCCGAGCAGCAGGGGCAGCAGCCCCAGGGGTACCCGACGCAGCAACCGCCGCAGGGGAACCAGCCGCCGGGGACCGCGCAGATGCCCTACCCGGGGGCTGCCGGTCAGCCGCAGCCACCTCAGGGGCAGCCACCCCAGGGGTATCCGCCGCAGGGACAACAGCCTCCGCAGGGAGGCCAGCCTCCACAGGGGCAGCCTCCACAGGGGCAGCCACCCCAGGGGTATCCGCCGCAGGGACAACAGCCTCCGCAGGGAGGCCAGCCTCCACAGGGGGTTCCGCCGAACTACGGTGCTCCTCCTGGCTGGACTCCTGCCACTTCATCCGGTGGACAGCCCGGCTACCAGCCTCCCGCGCCGAATCAGCACAACT